A part of Microbulbifer sp. MI-G genomic DNA contains:
- the serC gene encoding 3-phosphoserine/phosphohydroxythreonine transaminase — protein MRKFNFSAGPAALPEPVLYQAQQELLDWHGLGCSVMEISHRTAEFIAVAERAEQDLRDLLSIPESYKVLFLQGGATAQFAAVPWNLFGSGAKKADYIHSGHWAAKAIKEARRYGEVTVVASSEDRNFRYAPAKDCWQQSAEAAYLHYTPNETIGGVEFDYVPEVDCPLVADMSSSILSRPIPVDKFGVIYAGAQKNMGPSGIAVAIVREDLLHRAMAGIPRGLSWKVAADAGSMDNTPPTFAWYLSGLVFQWLKAQGGVEAMARLADKKSALLYEFLDRSEFFSSPVEKESRSRMNVPFVLADERLHKPFLEAAGEAGLLGLKGHRSVGGMRASLYNAVPLEAVVALVAFLSDFEARRG, from the coding sequence ATGAGGAAGTTTAATTTTTCCGCCGGTCCCGCAGCATTGCCGGAGCCGGTGCTGTATCAGGCCCAGCAGGAGCTGCTAGACTGGCACGGGCTGGGCTGCTCGGTGATGGAGATCAGTCACCGCACAGCGGAATTTATTGCGGTTGCCGAGCGCGCAGAGCAGGATTTGCGCGACCTGCTCTCTATTCCGGAGAGCTACAAAGTGCTGTTCCTGCAGGGCGGTGCCACAGCGCAGTTTGCTGCTGTACCCTGGAATCTCTTCGGTTCGGGTGCCAAAAAAGCCGACTACATTCACTCTGGGCACTGGGCGGCAAAAGCCATCAAGGAAGCCAGGCGTTACGGCGAAGTGACGGTGGTTGCTTCCAGTGAAGACCGCAATTTCCGTTACGCTCCCGCAAAAGACTGCTGGCAACAGAGTGCAGAAGCGGCTTATCTCCACTATACCCCGAATGAAACCATCGGCGGGGTCGAGTTTGATTATGTGCCAGAGGTGGATTGCCCTTTGGTGGCCGATATGTCTTCCAGTATTCTGTCGCGCCCGATTCCAGTGGATAAGTTTGGCGTGATCTATGCTGGTGCCCAGAAAAATATGGGCCCCTCGGGTATTGCTGTTGCCATAGTCCGCGAGGACCTGCTCCATAGGGCAATGGCGGGTATTCCGCGCGGTTTGAGCTGGAAGGTGGCGGCGGACGCGGGCTCCATGGATAACACCCCTCCGACCTTTGCCTGGTATCTGTCGGGTCTGGTATTTCAGTGGCTCAAGGCTCAGGGTGGAGTTGAGGCGATGGCGCGACTCGCCGATAAAAAATCCGCATTGTTGTACGAATTTCTTGATCGCAGTGAGTTTTTCTCCAGCCCTGTGGAGAAGGAAAGCCGCTCCAGGATGAACGTCCCCTTTGTGCTGGCCGATGAGCGTCTCCACAAGCCGTTTCTCGAGGCAGCCGGTGAGGCCGGGCTGCTGGGCTTGAAAGGGCATCGCTCAGTTGGTGGTATGCGTGCGTCATTATACAACGCTGTCCCCCTTGAGGCGGTGGTGGCATTAGTGGCATTTTTGTCAGATTTCGAAGCGCGCCGGGGTTAG